From the genome of Pygocentrus nattereri isolate fPygNat1 chromosome 25, fPygNat1.pri, whole genome shotgun sequence, one region includes:
- the LOC119262469 gene encoding GTPase IMAP family member 4-like has translation MGQAEAKSDPPLGTGKRLQQGVKDHAQGRKSGALQLVLVGPKGSGKSSAGNSILGRVAFKTGTETVSCQTESCKIGVRDVTLVDTPGLTGEETLDLEVMKSIKKACQDFLELPVVFLLVVPLEWSTKKFQHGQQMLRHALGKISFDHLMVLITHTDQDKWDGYKEDRVLRKEGLLQLTVGQCGGWFHLFNTVESDHNQVSKLLEKVDRMILEGKKLQVLDASLEEQPRKMEMAAKSDTDQRTQEEGLDYRAEISHQKKRVQKGVELVKNSEKIVAENKELLRKLRDEIDALEEELNSNVAVDKKQALAERIQQKAVDIQSKEEKIRLHIGILQTLQQQMQEKQKHISEMEKEMREREKEHARTKTHLPRAMDGTRETGSESCMPKNDYDERMGTEGVMDMTAGGMCSVRKNLEILENQIRSKTEEEEELARERNSEYKAQLQKIRGKRGTH, from the exons ATGGGACAAGCAGAGGCCAAATCCGATCCCCCTCTG GGCACAGGAAAACGGCTCCAGCAAGGGGTAAAAGATCATGCTCAAG GTAGAAAGAGTGGAGCGCTGCAGCTGGTTCTGGTTGGTCCAAAGGGCTCAGGGAAGAGTTCGGCCGGAAACAGCATCCTGGGCAGGGTGGCATTTAAAACAGGAACCGAAACAGTTTCTTGCCAAACTGAGAGCTGCAAGATAGGGGTCCGTGACGTGACTCTAGTGGACACACCTGGCCTGACTGGCGAAGAAACCTTGGACCTGGAGGTGATGAAGTCCATCAAGAAAGCATGTCAAGATTTCCTAGAACTGCCAGTCGTATTCCTGTTGGTGGTACCTCTGGAATGGAGCACAAAAAAGTTCCAGCATGGTCAGCAGATGCTCAGACACGCACTTGGCAAAATTTCATTTGACCATTTGATGGTCCTCATCACCCACACAGATCAGGACAAGTGGGACGGTTACAAGGAGGACAGGGTCCTACGGAAGGAAGGACTTCTGCAGTTGACCGTAGGTCAATGTGGCGGATGGTTCCACCTGTTTAACACTGTAGAGTCTGACCATAACCAAGTCTCAAAGTTGCTAGAGAAGGTGGACAGGATGATTCTGGAAGGCAAAAAGCTTCAAGTGCTTGATGCCAGTTTGGAAGAACAGCCCAGAAAGATGGAGATGGCAGCGAAGTCGGATACAGACCAAAGGACACAGGAGGAAGGCTTGGACTACAGAGCAGAAATCTCGCATCAGAAAAAGAGAGTGCAAAAAGGGGTTGAATTAGTGAAAAATAGTGAGAAAATTGTAGCAGAGAACAAAGAACTGCTCAGGAAGCTGAGGGATGAAATAGATGCTTTGGAAGAAGAACTTAACTCGAATGTCGCAGTGGACAAGAAGCAAGCTCTGGCGGAGAGAATCCAGCAAAAAGCAGTGGACATACAGTCCAAGGAGGAAAAAATCCGGCTTCACATAGGAATACTGCAGACTTTACAGCAGCAGATGCaggaaaaacagaagcacatcaGTGAAATGGAGaaggagatgagagagagggagaaggagcaTGCAAGAACGAAAACTCACCTTCCAAGAGCAATGGATGGAACCAGAGAGACAGGATCCGAATCTTGTATGCCCAAAAATGACTATGATGAAAGAATGGGGACAGAGGGAGTGATGGACATGACAGCGGGAGGCATGTGCTCAGTCAGAAAGAACTTAGAAATACTGGAGAACCAAATAAGGAGCAAgacagaggaggaagaagaactGGCAAGAGAAAGAAATTCAGAATACAAAGCACAGCTACAGAAAATCAGAGGGAAAAGGGGAACACACTGA